A section of the Malania oleifera isolate guangnan ecotype guangnan chromosome 2, ASM2987363v1, whole genome shotgun sequence genome encodes:
- the LOC131148707 gene encoding protein argonaute 16 isoform X1, whose amino-acid sequence MEKASTEEAGGAPTPSSSNIQPNVKPERGDLPKHAIISRRGFGSDGRRISLLTNYFKVSVKRPDGIFYQYNVSIATEDKRPVESKGIGRKVIHALYKNYSSEISGKQFAYDGEKSLYTVGPLPQNNYEFKVVLEESFSKRESGSPSQSSKRTKRSLPSKTFYVEISYASKIPIKALALALEGTVADGDTQDALRVLDIILRQQAANRGCLLVRQSFFQDDFRNFTDVGGGVAGCRGFHSSFRPTQSGLSLNMDASTTIILKPGPVIDFLLANQNVPEPRYIDWAKAKKMLKNLRIKTRHTNMEFKISGLSEKPCVQQFFSLKVKESGNASSEGQTLEITVYDYFTKHRNIELSRSVYMPCLDVGKTKRPNYLPMELCDLISLQRYKKALSTMQRSSLVEKSRQKPQERIRTVTDAMRNYRYEEDPLLAACGISIDKQLTQVDGRVLDAPKLKIGKSEDCIPRNGRWNFKNKKLLSPIQIERWAVVNFSARCDTSYLSRELINCGRNKGINIERPYTLIEEDPQTRRASAATRVDKMFEQIIAKLPSPPQFLLCVLPERKSSDLYGPWKKKSLSDLGIVTQCISPTKITDQYLTNVLLKINSKLGGINSLLAIERPTCIPLMKDTPTMILGMDVSHGSPGQSDIPSIAAVVGSLSWPLISRYKASVRTQSPKKEMIDCLYRPLANGNDDGIIRELLLEFYRTSKGRKPVQIVVFRDGVSDTQFNQVLDIELPQIMKAYQHLGEVDFPKFTVIVAQKNHHTKLFQAGSPENVPPGTVVDTNIVHPTNYDFYMCAHAGMIGTSRPTHYNVLLDDIGFSPDELQSFIHSLSYVYQRSTTAISIVAPICYAHLAAHQMGQFMKFEDSSETSSGQRNITPEGNILVPELPRLHENVQGSMFFC is encoded by the exons ATGGAAAAAGCTAGTACTGAGGAGGCAGGTGGTGCCCCAACCCCATCATCATCAAATATACAACCAAATGTAAAGCCTGAAAGAGGAGACCTTCCTAAGCATGCTATAATCAGTAGACGTGGGTTTGGGAGTGATGGCCGACGCATATCGTTGCTCACAAATTACTTCAAAGTTTCTGTCAAACGTCCAGATGGGATATTTTACCAGTATAAT GTTTCTATTGCTACAGAAGACAAGAGACCTGTTGAGAGCAAAGGAATTGGGAGAAAAGTGATTCATGCGCTTTACAAAAACTATTCGTCTGAAATTTCTGGGAAGCAGTTTGCATATGATGGAGAAAAAAGTCTATACACTGTTGGTCCTCTGCCACAGAACAACTATGAGTTCAAAGTGGTACTGGAGGAATCATTTTCAAAACG GGAGAGTGGTAGTCCTAGTCAGTCCAGCAAGCGGACAAAGCGTTCTCTGCCGTCAAAAACATTCTATGTAGAGATCAGTTATGCTTCCAAAATTCCCATCAAGGCCCTTGCTCTTGCCCTTGAAGGAACAGTGGCTGATGGAGACACGCAAGATGCACTGAGAGTGCTTGATATTATATTGAGGCAGCAAGCAGCTAACAG GGGTTGCTTGTTGGTGAGGCAATCATTTTTTCAGGATGATTTTAGGAACTTTACTGATGTTGGAGGAGGTGTAGCTGGCTGTAGGGGGTTTCATTCCAGCTTCCGCCCAACTCAGAGTGGCTTGTCCTTAAATATGG ATGCATCGACAACTATAATCCTAAAGCCTGGACCTGTGATTGATTTTCTGTTAGCTAACCAGAATGTGCCTGAACCTCGCTATATTGACTGGGCTAAA GCTaaaaagatgttgaaaaatttgaGAATTAAGACGAGACACACAAACATGGAATTCAAGATATCTGGCCTCAGTGAGAAGCCATGTGTTCAACAATT TTTTTCTTTGAAAGTGAAAGAGAGTGGCAATGCAAGCAGTGAAGGCCAGACTCTTGAGATTACTGTGTATGATTACTTCACTAAACACCGGAACATAGAATTATCTCGTTCTGTATACATGCCGTGCCTAGATGTTGGGAAAACAAAACGCCCCAACTATTTACCAATGGAG CTCTGTGATCTTATTTCACTTCAACGCTATAAAAAGGCATTATCTACAATGCAAAGATCATCTTTGGTTGAAAAATCGAGGCAAAAGCCTCAGGAACGAATACGAACAGTGACTGAT GCCATGAGGAATTACCGTTatgaagaggaccctctgcttgCTGCATGTGGTATTTCAATAGACAAACAGTTGACCCAAGTTGATGGCCGTGTCCTTGATGCACCCAAG TTGAAAATTGGTAAAAGTGAAGATTGCATTCCACGTAATGGAAGATGGAACTTCAAAAACAAG AAACTTTTGAGCCCAATTCAAATTGAACGCTGGGCAGTTGTCAACTTCTCTGCTCGTTGTGATACTAGTTATCTTTCCCGAGAGCTTATTAACTGTGGAAGAAATAAGGGCATT AATATTGAGCGTCCATATACATTAATTGAGGAAGATCCACAGACTAGAAGGGCTAGTGCTGCTACAAGAGTGGATAAGATGTTTGAACAGATAATAGCAAAACTTCCTAGCCCTCCCCAATTTCTTCTGTGTGTCTTGCCAGAAAGGAAAAGTTCTGATTTATACG GACCTTGGAAGAAGAAAAGTCTAAGTGATTTGGGAATCGTCACCCAGTGTATATCTCCTACGAAGATCACCGATCAGTATCTTACTAATGTACTTCTTAAGATCAATTCTAAG cTTGGGGGAATAAATTCTTTGTTGGCGATAGAGCGACCCACATGTATACCTCTTATGAAAGATACTCCTACAATGATCTTGGGAATGGATGTCTCTCATGGGTCGCCTGGTCAATCAGATATCCCCTCCATAGCTGCG GTTGTTGGTTCTCTATCTTGGCCACTTATTTCAAGGTACAAAGCATCAGTAAGAACACAATCTCCAAAGAAGGAGATGATTGATTGTTTATACAGACCTTTGGCTAATGGGAATGATGACGGTATAATCAG GGAACTGCTTCTAGAATTCTATAGAACTAGCAAAGGGCGCAAACCAGTGCAGATTGTTGTGTTCAG GGATGGTGTAAGCGATACACAATTTAATCAAGTTTTGGATATTGAGCTTCCGCAGATCATGAAG GCCTACCAGCATCTTGGTGAGGTTGACTTTCCCAAGTTCACTGTGATTGTTGCTCAAAAGAATCACCATACAAAGCTATTTCAAGCTGGTTCTCCTGAAAATGTTCCCCCAG GGACAGTTGTGGACACAAATATTGTGCATCCCACGAACTATGATTTCTACATGTGTGCACATGCAGGAATGATT GGAACTTCACGGCCAACACATTATAATGTCTTGCTTGATGACATTGGTTTCTCTCCTGATGAGCTGCAAAGTTTTATCCACTCACTTTCATATGT GTACCAAAGAAGTACAACTGCTATCTCAATTG TGGCACCCATCTGCTATGCCCACCTTGCTGCCCATCAGATGGGGCAGTTTATGAAGTTTGAGGATTCCTCAGAAACTTCTTCAGGACAGAGAAACATCACTCCAGAAGGGAATATCCTGGTCCCAGAGCTTCCCAGATTGCATGAGAATGTCCAGGGTTCTATGTTCTTCTGTTGA
- the LOC131148707 gene encoding protein argonaute 16 isoform X2: protein MEKASTEEAGGAPTPSSSNIQPNVKPERGDLPKHAIISRRGFGSDGRRISLLTNYFKVSVKRPDGIFYQYNVSIATEDKRPVESKGIGRKVIHALYKNYSSEISGKQFAYDGEKSLYTVGPLPQNNYEFKVVLEESFSKRESGSPSQSSKRTKRSLPSKTFYVEISYASKIPIKALALALEGTVADGDTQDALRVLDIILRQQAANRGCLLVRQSFFQDDFRNFTDVGGGVAGCRGFHSSFRPTQSGLSLNMDASTTIILKPGPVIDFLLANQNVPEPRYIDWAKAKKMLKNLRIKTRHTNMEFKISGLSEKPCVQQFFSLKVKESGNASSEGQTLEITVYDYFTKHRNIELSRSVYMPCLDVGKTKRPNYLPMELCDLISLQRYKKALSTMQRSSLVEKSRQKPQERIRTVTDAMRNYRYEEDPLLAACGISIDKQLTQVDGRVLDAPKLKIGKSEDCIPRNGRWNFKNKKLLSPIQIERWAVVNFSARCDTSYLSRELINCGRNKGINIERPYTLIEEDPQTRRASAATRVDKMFEQIIAKLPSPPQFLLCVLPERKSSDLYGPWKKKSLSDLGIVTQCISPTKITDQYLTNVLLKINSKLGGINSLLAIERPTCIPLMKDTPTMILGMDVSHGSPGQSDIPSIAAVVGSLSWPLISRYKASVRTQSPKKEMIDCLYRPLANGNDDGIIRELLLEFYRTSKGRKPVQIVVFRQMRPCTGDSCV from the exons ATGGAAAAAGCTAGTACTGAGGAGGCAGGTGGTGCCCCAACCCCATCATCATCAAATATACAACCAAATGTAAAGCCTGAAAGAGGAGACCTTCCTAAGCATGCTATAATCAGTAGACGTGGGTTTGGGAGTGATGGCCGACGCATATCGTTGCTCACAAATTACTTCAAAGTTTCTGTCAAACGTCCAGATGGGATATTTTACCAGTATAAT GTTTCTATTGCTACAGAAGACAAGAGACCTGTTGAGAGCAAAGGAATTGGGAGAAAAGTGATTCATGCGCTTTACAAAAACTATTCGTCTGAAATTTCTGGGAAGCAGTTTGCATATGATGGAGAAAAAAGTCTATACACTGTTGGTCCTCTGCCACAGAACAACTATGAGTTCAAAGTGGTACTGGAGGAATCATTTTCAAAACG GGAGAGTGGTAGTCCTAGTCAGTCCAGCAAGCGGACAAAGCGTTCTCTGCCGTCAAAAACATTCTATGTAGAGATCAGTTATGCTTCCAAAATTCCCATCAAGGCCCTTGCTCTTGCCCTTGAAGGAACAGTGGCTGATGGAGACACGCAAGATGCACTGAGAGTGCTTGATATTATATTGAGGCAGCAAGCAGCTAACAG GGGTTGCTTGTTGGTGAGGCAATCATTTTTTCAGGATGATTTTAGGAACTTTACTGATGTTGGAGGAGGTGTAGCTGGCTGTAGGGGGTTTCATTCCAGCTTCCGCCCAACTCAGAGTGGCTTGTCCTTAAATATGG ATGCATCGACAACTATAATCCTAAAGCCTGGACCTGTGATTGATTTTCTGTTAGCTAACCAGAATGTGCCTGAACCTCGCTATATTGACTGGGCTAAA GCTaaaaagatgttgaaaaatttgaGAATTAAGACGAGACACACAAACATGGAATTCAAGATATCTGGCCTCAGTGAGAAGCCATGTGTTCAACAATT TTTTTCTTTGAAAGTGAAAGAGAGTGGCAATGCAAGCAGTGAAGGCCAGACTCTTGAGATTACTGTGTATGATTACTTCACTAAACACCGGAACATAGAATTATCTCGTTCTGTATACATGCCGTGCCTAGATGTTGGGAAAACAAAACGCCCCAACTATTTACCAATGGAG CTCTGTGATCTTATTTCACTTCAACGCTATAAAAAGGCATTATCTACAATGCAAAGATCATCTTTGGTTGAAAAATCGAGGCAAAAGCCTCAGGAACGAATACGAACAGTGACTGAT GCCATGAGGAATTACCGTTatgaagaggaccctctgcttgCTGCATGTGGTATTTCAATAGACAAACAGTTGACCCAAGTTGATGGCCGTGTCCTTGATGCACCCAAG TTGAAAATTGGTAAAAGTGAAGATTGCATTCCACGTAATGGAAGATGGAACTTCAAAAACAAG AAACTTTTGAGCCCAATTCAAATTGAACGCTGGGCAGTTGTCAACTTCTCTGCTCGTTGTGATACTAGTTATCTTTCCCGAGAGCTTATTAACTGTGGAAGAAATAAGGGCATT AATATTGAGCGTCCATATACATTAATTGAGGAAGATCCACAGACTAGAAGGGCTAGTGCTGCTACAAGAGTGGATAAGATGTTTGAACAGATAATAGCAAAACTTCCTAGCCCTCCCCAATTTCTTCTGTGTGTCTTGCCAGAAAGGAAAAGTTCTGATTTATACG GACCTTGGAAGAAGAAAAGTCTAAGTGATTTGGGAATCGTCACCCAGTGTATATCTCCTACGAAGATCACCGATCAGTATCTTACTAATGTACTTCTTAAGATCAATTCTAAG cTTGGGGGAATAAATTCTTTGTTGGCGATAGAGCGACCCACATGTATACCTCTTATGAAAGATACTCCTACAATGATCTTGGGAATGGATGTCTCTCATGGGTCGCCTGGTCAATCAGATATCCCCTCCATAGCTGCG GTTGTTGGTTCTCTATCTTGGCCACTTATTTCAAGGTACAAAGCATCAGTAAGAACACAATCTCCAAAGAAGGAGATGATTGATTGTTTATACAGACCTTTGGCTAATGGGAATGATGACGGTATAATCAG GGAACTGCTTCTAGAATTCTATAGAACTAGCAAAGGGCGCAAACCAGTGCAGATTGTTGTGTTCAG GCAGATGAGACCATGCACAGGGGATTCATGTGTTTGA